A genomic window from Cinclus cinclus chromosome 5, bCinCin1.1, whole genome shotgun sequence includes:
- the SPR gene encoding sepiapterin reductase — translation GPGRWAATACVVTGASRGFGRSLARLLAPQLGPGSALLLLARSAEALAELATELRAGAPGGDSGGDSGLRVQCVAADLGCEEGMRRASAAVREMLRDESLGRLLLVNNAGSLGDISKSFLDLSDLQEINTYFSFNISSALCLTSTALRAFGARPGCSRTVVNISSLCAQEPFPSWALYCAGKAARDMMFRVLALEEPGLRVLSYAPGPLDTDMQLLARTRTGDLGLRQHFQRLQEKGQLIDSSVSAQKLLQLLQEDSFPSGAHVDFYDI, via the exons ggaccgggccGCTGGGCCGCCACCGCCTGCGTGGTGACCGGCGCTTCCCGCGGCTTCGGCCGCAGCCTGGCGAGGCTCCTGGCCCCGCAGCTCGGGCCCGGctcggcgctgctgctgctggcgcGCTCCGCGGAAGCGCTGGCCGAGCTGGCGACCGAGCTGCGAGCCGGGGCCCCCGGCGGTGACAGCGGCGGTGACAGCGGGCTGCGGGTGCAGTGCGTGGCCGCTGACCTGGGCTGCGAGGAAGGGATGCGCAGGGCGAGCGCTGCCGTGCGGGAGATGCTGCGGGACGAGTCCTTGGGCCGCCTGCTCCTGGTCAACAACGCCG GTTCCTTGGGAGACATCTCCAAATCCTTCCTGGACCTCAGCGACCTACAGGAGATCAACACCTACTTCTCCTTCAacatcagctctgctctgtgcctcaCCTCCACGGCCCTGAGGGCCTTTGGGGCAcggcctggctgcagcaggaccGTGGTGAACATctcatccctgtgtgcccaggagccctttcccagctgggctctgtACTGTGCTGGGAAGGCTGCTCGGGATATGATGTTCCGGGTGCTGGCGCTGGAGGAGCCCGGGCTCCGTGTGCTCAGCTATGCCCCAG GTCCTCTGGACACGGACATGCAGCTCCTGGCCCGGACCAGGACTGGAGACCTTGGGCTGCGCCAGcacttccagaggctgcaggagaaGGGGCAGCTCATCGACAGCTCTGTgtcagcccagaagctgctccagctcctgcaggaggaTTCCTTTCCCTCCGGAGCACACGTGGATTTCTACGACATCTGA